Proteins found in one Miscanthus floridulus cultivar M001 chromosome 4, ASM1932011v1, whole genome shotgun sequence genomic segment:
- the LOC136548379 gene encoding receptor-like serine/threonine-protein kinase SD1-8 produces MAMSHILFLALLSALPLTSSAASGNTLTQSTTVAGEKMLVSPGNAFQLGLFAASNHSKWFLGIWFTVSPDTVVWVANRDRPLNSSSGVLGLNDRGALVLLDGTTVVWSSSNSSAAAVVGADVVAELRDTGNLVVTDAAGVALWQSFEHPTNTFLPEMRVGKNLRTGADWSLWSWRSADDPSPGDFRYVMDTDGSPELHVWSHGRKTYRTGPWNGVRFSGVPQMTTFEDMFEFQFTDTADEVSYMFRDRDGSPMSRVLLNEYGVMQRMVWDAASGSWSNFWSGPTDQCDSYGRCGAFGVCNVVDATPCSCVRGFAPRSAAEWYMRNTSGGCARRTPLECGGGAGGGDGFYLLRGVKLPDTHNCTVDAGATLEECERRCLANCSCTAYSAADIRGGGSGCIQWFGDLMDARFVDGGQDLYVRLASSELGMPEFIPCCFVMI; encoded by the coding sequence ATGGCCATGAGCCACATACTCTTCCTTGCTCTTCTCTCCGCGTTGCCTCTCACATCCTCCGCCGCCAGCGGGAACACGCTGACGCAGTCCACGACCGTTGCCGGCGAGAAGATGCTGGTGTCGCCGGGCAACGCCTTCCAGCTGGGCCTCTTCGCCGCCAGCAACCACTCCAAGTGGTTTCTTGGCATATGGTTCACCGTCTCGCCGGACACCGTCGTCTGGGTCGCCAACCGCGACCGCCCGCTGAACAGCTCGTCTGGCGTGCTCGGGCTCAACGACCGCGGAGCCCTGGTCCTCCTCGACGGCACCACCGTCGTCTGGTCGTCCTccaactcctccgcggcggccgTCGTCGGCGCGGACGTCGTCGCGGAGCTCCGCGACACGGGCAACCTGGTGGTCACGGATGCGGCGGGCGTCGCGCTGTGGCAGAGCTTCGAGCACCCGACCAACACGTTCCTCCCGGAGATGCGGGTCGGCAAGAACTTGAGGACCGGCGCCGACTGGTCCCTCTGGTCCTGGCGCAGCGCCGACGACCCGTCGCCCGGCGACTTCCGCTACGTCATGGACACGGATGGCTCGCCGGAGCTGCACGTCTGGAGCCACGGCCGCAAGACGTACCGGACGGGCCCGTGGAACGGCGTGCGGTTCAGCGGCGTCCCACAGATGACCACCTTCGAGGACATGTTCGAGTTCCAGTTCACGGACACCGCCGACGAGGTCTCCTACATGTTCCGCGACCGCGACGGGTCGCCCATGTCGCGGGTGCTCCTGAACGAGTACGGCGTGATGCAGCGCATGGTCTGGGACGCCGCCTCCGGGTCGTGGAGCAACTTCTGGTCGGGGCCGACGGACCAGTGCGACAGCTACGGCAGGTGCGGCGCGTTCGGCGTCTGCAACGTGGTCGACGCCACGCCCTGCAGCTGCGTCAGGGGGTTCGCGCCGAGGTCGGCGGCGGAGTGGTACATGCGGAACACGTCCGGCGGGTGCGCCCGGAGGACGCCGCTGGAGTGcggtggcggcgccggcggcggggacGGGTTCTACCTCCTGCGCGGCGTGAAGCTGCCGGACACGCACAACTGCACCGTGGACGCCGGCGCCACCCTCGAGGAGTGCGAGCGCAGGTGCCTGGCTAACTGCTCCTGCACGGCCTACTCGGCGGCGGACATCCGCGGAGGCGGGAGCGGGTGCATCCAGTGGTTCGGCGACCTCATGGACGCGCGGTTCGTCGACGGCGGGCAGGACCTCTATGTCAGGCTTGCATCGTCTGAACTAGGTATGCCTGAATTCATTCCCTGCTGCTTCGTCATGATTTGA